In a single window of the Streptomyces sp. CGMCC 4.7035 genome:
- a CDS encoding serine/threonine protein kinase, producing MSSVKGWTTSRFCLLRACHGLLEADPEADIPWLATAYVPGLTLGEHTAVHGPLAGIQLHLFAAGTAGALAAVHAAGVVHRDLKPANVILAPDGPRVLDFGIAHVADGTAVTRTGMLTGTPGWLSPEYYRDGTAGPAGDIFAWGALLAFAATGRHPFGTGNAEAVAFRVLSTEPDLDGVPDDMLSLVTACLAKDPGHRPSSAVVAQKTAELLGEQATRVLGDVHDRPTEVPNLIAEQWHPPTVEDPAWPASATRPPYRRAPLIVVAAAVFAAAATGTWFALDPGHASARAIHSPQPTVARSTPGATPAAATSPLAPTATTESQTPTAAASSAPTQTQVVTLSPWSPGGTPATGITITDRASGSCFGTAESTMRTDAWRCTAGDRILDPCFSTDSDPSDTSALCLDGAPDRMVELSVPEGFPGNNDHMPGGPDIEPIILVLANGARCSFAGGGTATLAGQRLNYGCDNGGYLYGYPNKTAAVWTISYAAPAVEPATPRRSPPSTSSVVTALAAEAPCQSGC from the coding sequence GTGAGTTCTGTCAAGGGCTGGACGACCAGTCGTTTCTGCCTGCTGCGCGCATGCCACGGCCTGCTGGAGGCCGATCCCGAGGCGGACATCCCGTGGCTGGCGACCGCCTACGTACCTGGCTTGACGCTCGGAGAGCACACGGCGGTGCACGGGCCGCTGGCCGGGATCCAGCTGCACTTGTTCGCCGCGGGGACGGCCGGGGCGCTCGCGGCCGTGCACGCCGCGGGGGTGGTCCATCGCGATCTGAAACCCGCGAATGTGATCCTGGCCCCGGACGGGCCGCGGGTGCTGGACTTCGGTATTGCCCACGTCGCCGACGGAACCGCGGTCACCCGTACCGGCATGCTGACTGGGACCCCGGGCTGGCTGAGCCCCGAGTACTACCGTGACGGCACCGCCGGGCCGGCTGGGGACATTTTCGCCTGGGGTGCGTTGCTGGCCTTCGCGGCCACCGGCCGCCACCCCTTCGGCACCGGCAACGCCGAGGCCGTCGCCTTCCGTGTCCTCAGCACCGAGCCGGACCTCGACGGTGTCCCCGACGACATGCTCAGCTTGGTGACGGCGTGTCTTGCCAAAGACCCGGGCCATCGGCCGTCGTCCGCCGTCGTGGCGCAGAAGACCGCCGAGCTGCTCGGCGAGCAGGCGACTCGCGTCCTCGGGGATGTCCACGACAGGCCGACTGAGGTCCCGAACCTGATCGCAGAGCAGTGGCACCCCCCGACCGTCGAAGACCCCGCCTGGCCGGCTTCCGCGACACGCCCTCCCTACCGGCGTGCCCCGCTCATCGTCGTCGCGGCCGCCGTGTTCGCCGCGGCCGCCACAGGGACCTGGTTCGCGCTGGACCCGGGCCACGCCTCAGCGCGCGCCATCCACTCCCCGCAGCCGACCGTGGCCCGCTCCACCCCTGGCGCCACACCGGCTGCGGCCACGTCACCTCTCGCCCCTACAGCCACTACCGAGTCACAGACCCCGACCGCCGCGGCGTCGTCCGCGCCGACGCAGACCCAGGTGGTCACCCTCAGCCCCTGGTCCCCAGGCGGCACCCCGGCAACCGGCATCACCATCACCGACCGGGCCAGCGGCTCCTGCTTCGGGACCGCCGAATCCACCATGCGCACTGACGCCTGGCGCTGCACCGCCGGCGACCGGATCCTCGACCCCTGTTTCTCCACGGACTCCGATCCCTCGGACACCAGCGCGCTGTGCCTGGACGGAGCCCCCGACCGCATGGTCGAACTATCGGTCCCCGAGGGCTTTCCCGGCAACAACGACCACATGCCGGGCGGGCCCGACATCGAACCGATCATCCTCGTCCTGGCCAACGGCGCCCGCTGCTCGTTCGCCGGTGGCGGCACCGCGACGCTCGCGGGACAGCGCCTGAACTACGGCTGCGACAACGGCGGCTACCTGTACGGCTATCCGAACAAGACAGCCGCCGTGTGGACTATTTCCTACGCCGCCCCGGCAGTGGAGCCAGCGACTCCACGCCGATCACCACCGTCTACCAGTAGCGTGGTGACGGCCTTGGCCGCTGAGGCTCCCTGCCAGAGCGGCTGTTGA